From Apium graveolens cultivar Ventura chromosome 9, ASM990537v1, whole genome shotgun sequence, the proteins below share one genomic window:
- the LOC141686407 gene encoding uncharacterized protein LOC141686407, protein MNNEAEYKALIASLGLATVRSKNLKVCGKSRLVVAQVNGEFEDKDDTMAKYLRVVKGIPAQFDEWQAEVANRIILDGLKKKVERLRNTWAYELLPILWVYRTTSKVITKDTPFMLAYGAEAMVPLEITNGSLRIEAYEPETNEEGMRIDLDLIDEIRDEANARNAEHQQRASLYYNRRVKKRFFQQGDLVLRKIEASGVGERGKLAPNWEWPYKVRKTL, encoded by the exons ATGAATAACGAAGCAGAATACAAAGCATTGATAGCCAGCTTAGGCTTGGCTACCGTGAGGTCCAAAAACCTTAAGGTTTGTGGAAAGTCAAGACTTGTAGTTGCTCAAGTCAATGGAGAGTTTGAGGATAAAGATGATACTATGGCCAAGTACCTGAGAGTTGTGAAGGGAATACCGGctcagtttgatgaatg GCAGGCAGAGgttgctaacagaatcatccttgatggacttaagaaaaAGGTTGAACGCTTAAGGAACACTTGGGCATATGAGTTACTGCCTATACTATGGGTGTATCGCACCACCAGCAAAGTAATAACTAAAGATACCCCATTCATGCTGGCTTATGGAGCTGAGGCCATGGTGCCCCTTGAGATCACTAATGGTTCCCTAAGGATTGAAGCTTATGAACCAGAGACTAATGAAGAAGGCATGAGGATCGATCTCGATCTCATTGACGAGATCAGAGATGAGGCCAATGCCCGTAATGCAGAGCATCAACaaagagcctccctctattataATAGAAGGGTTAAGAAAAGGTTCTTTCAGCAAGGAGACTTGGTTTTAAGGAAGATTGAGGCGTCAGGAGTCGGAGAGAGAGGAAAGCTAGCCCCTAACTGGGAATGGCCTTATAAGGTCAGGAAGACATTATGA